A stretch of Desulfobacter hydrogenophilus DNA encodes these proteins:
- a CDS encoding YwbE family protein — protein sequence MTGGQNRTQIKTGQTVSIVLKKDQRTGALTQGVVKNILTKSSFHPHGIKVRLENGLVGRVKVIHG from the coding sequence ATGACTGGCGGACAAAATAGAACGCAAATCAAAACAGGACAAACCGTTTCCATTGTATTAAAAAAAGACCAAAGAACAGGCGCTCTGACCCAAGGCGTCGTAAAAAACATTTTAACAAAATCGTCTTTTCATCCCCATGGTATAAAAGTCCGATTGGAAAATGGCCTTGTTGGCAGGGTTAAGGTTATTCACGGTTAA
- a CDS encoding PEP-CTERM sorting domain-containing protein, with the protein MFRFKLLLSSICISFLFVGLFCSSAFSTTLVIEDGNLLGATDVVVNGVSYDVTFEDESAADLYIVNGEYTFPFTTEDEALAASQALLDLVFLDGDNGRFDSDPELTNGITYSGYAYVYTPYDIDIDGVLGIYFAYALNYKDMHLDSHGNYSDDTTGINFNIKTYDTSTLYGQVWAVWSPNAAPSPTPEPGTFLLLGAGLIGLAGLKRKMNFNKA; encoded by the coding sequence ATGTTCAGGTTCAAATTATTATTGAGTTCAATTTGTATTTCATTTTTGTTTGTTGGATTGTTTTGTTCTTCAGCGTTCTCGACAACTCTTGTGATTGAAGATGGGAACTTATTAGGTGCTACAGACGTCGTGGTTAACGGTGTATCGTATGACGTCACGTTTGAGGATGAGTCAGCAGCGGATTTATACATCGTGAATGGGGAATACACATTCCCTTTCACCACAGAAGATGAGGCATTAGCAGCGTCACAAGCCCTATTAGACCTGGTATTTTTAGATGGTGATAATGGACGATTCGATTCGGACCCTGAATTGACTAACGGAATCACATACAGCGGATACGCTTACGTCTATACTCCATATGATATAGATATAGACGGAGTACTTGGCATTTACTTTGCGTATGCCCTTAATTACAAAGATATGCACTTAGACAGCCATGGAAATTATAGCGACGACACAACAGGCATAAATTTTAATATAAAAACATACGACACTTCGACATTGTACGGCCAGGTGTGGGCTGTTTGGAGTCCTAACGCCGCACCATCACCAACACCAGAGCCAGGTACCTTTCTATTATTAGGGGCAGGTCTTATCGGTTTGGCAGGTTTGAAAAGAAAAATGAATTTCAACAAAGCTTAG
- a CDS encoding trimeric intracellular cation channel family protein, with protein MTDVLIILFDYLGTFAFAVSGGLAAAEKKFDLFGALFLGFVTAIGGGTTRDMMIGNTPVSWLQDPAYFYIIVVAVSLTCLFTKTILRFSKALFFFDTIGISVFTIIGIQKGVHVGIHPPLAVMMGILTAVMGGIIRDVLCNEIPLIFHKEIYATACLAGGVLFVLFVFLNVPEPFTALIAAGVIFTVRSLSVRKGWELPRFK; from the coding sequence ATGACAGACGTATTAATCATATTATTTGATTATTTAGGAACATTTGCTTTTGCAGTTTCGGGAGGACTCGCTGCTGCTGAAAAAAAATTTGATTTATTTGGTGCTTTGTTTCTCGGGTTTGTAACTGCTATTGGTGGGGGGACTACGCGTGATATGATGATTGGTAACACGCCAGTTTCATGGCTTCAAGACCCTGCTTATTTTTACATTATTGTCGTTGCTGTTTCGCTTACGTGTTTATTTACCAAAACAATATTACGGTTTTCCAAAGCACTTTTTTTTTTCGATACGATCGGAATCAGTGTGTTTACAATCATTGGTATTCAAAAGGGAGTACATGTCGGTATTCATCCCCCACTTGCGGTTATGATGGGTATTTTAACAGCCGTTATGGGTGGAATTATCCGTGATGTACTTTGTAATGAAATTCCTCTGATTTTTCATAAGGAAATATATGCTACAGCTTGTTTGGCTGGTGGTGTTCTTTTTGTTCTTTTTGTATTCCTGAACGTGCCTGAACCTTTTACTGCTCTAATCGCCGCTGGTGTTATTTTTACAGTCCGCTCACTAAGTGTCCGGAAAGGATGGGAATTGCCACGGTTTAAGTAA